Genomic segment of Streptosporangium sp. NBC_01755:
GGTGACCAGGCCGATCAGCCCGTTGCTGCGCTGACGCAACCGCTGCGGGCGCTCGTACCCCATCAGGTCGAGCGCGGTCAGCACCGCCTGCCTGGTCGCCTGCGACACGCTGGGTTTGCCGTTGAGCACCCGGCTGACCGTGGCCTCGCTGACCCCGGCCTGCGCGGCGATGTCGGTCAGCCGGGCGGTGCCGTTGCCGAGCGGGCCGACGACACTAGGCGTCATCGCGTTGCCACCAGACGGCGGAGTCGGGGGCGAGGCACGCGACACCGCCCTGGACGACCGGCTCGGCGCTGGCCAGCAGAACCCGTCCGGGGGCGGGCAGCTCCACGGGGTCGCCGGTGAGGTTGACGGTGCAGGTGAAGCCGGCGTCGCGGGTGAAGGTCAGCGTTCCCTCCGGGGAGTCGAGCCAGGCCAGCGGGGTGTCGCCGAAGGCCGTCCACTCGCGCCTGATCCGGAGCGCGTCCCGGTACAGGTTCAGCGTGGAGGCCGGATCCTCCAGCTGGGACTCGACGCTGAGCGGGCCCCAGGAGGACGGCATGGGAAGCCATGTCCCGTTGACGCCCGGCAGGCTGAAGCCGAAGTGCGGCTCGCCGTCGGACCAGGGGAGCGGCACCCGGCAGCCGTCACGGCCGTCGTCGGGGCTGCGGAGCCGCTGCGGGTCGCGCAGGAACTCCTCGGGAAGGTCGAGAACCTCGGGCAGGCCGAGCTCCTCACCCTGGTAGACGTAGGTCGAGCCGGGCAGGGAGAGCATCAGCAGGGCCGCGGCGCGGGAGCGGCGCAGACCGACCTCGCCGCCGCCGTACCGGGTGAGGTGGCGCTTGACGTCGTGGTTGGAGAGCACCCAGGTGCTGGGCGCGCCGACCAGCCCGGCGGTCGCCAGCGACTCCTCGATGACCGCACGGAACCCCTCCGCCGCCCAGGGGGTGTTGAGGAAGTGGAAGTTGAACGCCTGGTGCAGCTCGTCGGGACGGACGTAGTTGGCCAGCCGCTGCGGGGACGGTGCCCACGCCTCGGCGACGCCGATCCGCTCTCCGAGGTAGGAGTCGAGCAGCCTGCGCCAGGCGCGGTGGATCTCGTGCACGCCGTCCTGGTCGAAGAACGGCACCACGTCGGTGCCGATCATCCGGATATGGTCGCTGTGCCCGACATCGGGCAGTCCTTCGGCCTTGACCATGCCGTGGGCGACGTCGATGCGGAAGCCGTCTACCCCCAGGTCGAGCCAGAACCGCAGGATCG
This window contains:
- a CDS encoding glycoside hydrolase family 13 protein, whose amino-acid sequence is MTELVYADRAAGTATRWWRDAVIYQVYVRSFADGNGDGVGDLLGARGRLPYLADLGVDAIWLTPFFTSPMADFGYDVADYRDVDPIFGSLDDARALIDDAHGHGLRIIMDVVPNHTSDQHAWFAEAVAAGPGAPARERYIFRQGRGAAGELPPNDWESIFGGSAWTRLPDGEWYLHLFAPEQPDLNWENPEVHAEFESILRFWLDLGVDGFRIDVAHGMVKAEGLPDVGHSDHIRMIGTDVVPFFDQDGVHEIHRAWRRLLDSYLGERIGVAEAWAPSPQRLANYVRPDELHQAFNFHFLNTPWAAEGFRAVIEESLATAGLVGAPSTWVLSNHDVKRHLTRYGGGEVGLRRSRAAALLMLSLPGSTYVYQGEELGLPEVLDLPEEFLRDPQRLRSPDDGRDGCRVPLPWSDGEPHFGFSLPGVNGTWLPMPSSWGPLSVESQLEDPASTLNLYRDALRIRREWTAFGDTPLAWLDSPEGTLTFTRDAGFTCTVNLTGDPVELPAPGRVLLASAEPVVQGGVACLAPDSAVWWQRDDA